A window from Symbiopectobacterium purcellii encodes these proteins:
- a CDS encoding type III secretion system chaperone, which translates to MTFTELLQAISADMHVDINKAVDSGGCAIRFENNVELNIEYHNDEAYLFSPVMRTADILSDDFFASLLQIHLFGVATERCWFGFDASGNQVILFHLLTLDNMDAETAIKRIDTLITQVHYWQEHLPKIVNRASRPSIAQTTISRNRYQRT; encoded by the coding sequence ATGACCTTCACCGAACTGTTGCAGGCAATTTCTGCCGATATGCATGTAGATATTAATAAAGCTGTTGATAGCGGAGGCTGTGCTATTCGCTTTGAGAATAATGTTGAGCTGAATATTGAGTATCATAATGACGAGGCCTATCTTTTTTCACCCGTCATGCGTACGGCAGATATTCTCTCTGATGATTTTTTCGCATCGCTGTTACAAATTCATTTATTCGGGGTCGCAACCGAGCGTTGCTGGTTTGGTTTTGATGCCAGCGGTAATCAGGTCATTCTGTTTCATCTGCTCACGTTAGACAATATGGATGCCGAGACTGCGATAAAACGTATCGACACACTCATTACGCAAGTTCACTATTGGCAAGAGCATTTGCCCAAGATTGTCAATCGTGCTTCACGGCCTTCAATTGCGCAAACCACTATCAGCAGAAACAGGTATCAACGTACATGA
- a CDS encoding DUF2884 domain-containing protein, which translates to MLRSVMLSLLALLSWQAQAAYQCEVNPQDDIFITPQQVQVVGASGNLVISPQGDVTRNQTVLTLTAPQRQQAKAYQADLRQQLPWIEQGAQAHLEKARIALDGVIAKELGSDSNVRTRLTTLDTQLKQQMARILEPRSDGIAFHHQAVKQVEQDGRQLVQQALGGVLQDSLNEMGVKQLSSGGNPLQAMMGNLGNLQQAIQTEWNSQELTFQRFGKDVCQRVIALENQRKQLLKSLP; encoded by the coding sequence ATGTTGCGATCGGTAATGCTCTCTCTGCTGGCGTTGTTGTCCTGGCAGGCACAGGCGGCGTATCAATGTGAAGTGAATCCGCAGGATGACATCTTCATTACACCGCAACAGGTGCAGGTGGTTGGTGCAAGTGGCAATCTGGTGATTTCGCCGCAGGGCGATGTCACGCGCAACCAGACGGTGTTAACGCTTACTGCGCCACAGCGTCAGCAGGCGAAAGCGTATCAAGCGGATTTGCGTCAGCAACTGCCGTGGATTGAGCAGGGTGCACAGGCGCATCTGGAAAAAGCGCGTATAGCGCTGGACGGCGTCATTGCTAAGGAACTGGGGAGTGACAGCAATGTGCGTACCCGGCTAACCACGCTGGATACCCAGCTCAAGCAGCAGATGGCGCGCATTCTCGAGCCGCGTAGCGATGGCATTGCGTTTCATCACCAGGCGGTCAAACAGGTGGAGCAGGATGGCCGCCAACTGGTTCAGCAGGCCCTTGGCGGCGTGTTGCAAGACAGCCTGAACGAGATGGGCGTAAAGCAGCTTTCCAGCGGAGGCAATCCGTTGCAGGCAATGATGGGTAACCTTGGTAACCTGCAACAAGCGATTCAAACCGAGTGGAACAGCCAGGAACTCACGTTCCAGCGTTTTGGCAAGGATGTATGCCAGCGGGTTATTGCACTGGAAAACCAGCGTAAGCAGTTGCTTAAATCCCTGCCGTAA
- a CDS encoding YggL family protein translates to MAQQRSRRLRKKLHIEEFQELGFSVSWRFAEGTSVETIDATLDKFVDDVIDPAGLAFEGSGYLHWEGLICLQKTGHCTDAHRELVAAWLKAQQLQDVKVSELFDIWWELPENLLS, encoded by the coding sequence ATGGCACAACAACGCAGTCGTCGTTTGCGTAAAAAGTTACACATTGAGGAGTTTCAGGAACTGGGCTTTTCGGTGAGCTGGCGTTTCGCTGAGGGCACGTCGGTAGAGACTATCGATGCCACCCTGGATAAGTTTGTTGACGATGTGATTGATCCGGCGGGCCTGGCATTTGAAGGCAGCGGTTATCTGCACTGGGAAGGGTTGATCTGCTTGCAGAAGACCGGCCATTGCACCGATGCGCACCGTGAGCTGGTTGCTGCCTGGCTGAAAGCACAGCAGTTGCAAGACGTTAAAGTTAGCGAACTGTTCGATATCTGGTGGGAACTGCCGGAAAATCTGCTCTCCTGA
- the trmB gene encoding tRNA (guanosine(46)-N7)-methyltransferase TrmB → MINNVISPEFDEDGRPLRRIRSFVRRQGRLTNGQQQALDNYWPVMGVEYQAQALDFTALFGREAPTVLEIGFGMGASLVTMAEQHPEQNFLGIEVHLPGVGACLAAAQEANLSNLRVMCHDAVEVLEQMIPDGALTMVQLFFPDPWHKARHNKRRIVQKAFAERVLRKLAKGGVFHMATDWEPYAEHMLEVMRDVAGYRNLSATQDYVPRPSSRPLTKFEARGQRLGHGVWDLMFERIE, encoded by the coding sequence ATGATCAATAACGTCATTTCACCGGAATTTGATGAGGATGGGCGTCCGCTGCGCCGTATTCGCAGTTTTGTGCGCCGTCAGGGGCGTTTAACCAATGGGCAGCAGCAGGCGCTGGATAACTACTGGCCCGTTATGGGTGTAGAGTATCAGGCACAGGCGCTCGATTTTACTGCACTTTTCGGTCGTGAAGCGCCGACGGTATTGGAAATCGGGTTTGGCATGGGGGCATCGCTGGTCACCATGGCAGAGCAACACCCTGAGCAAAATTTTTTAGGGATCGAGGTACATCTTCCCGGCGTCGGAGCCTGCTTGGCGGCGGCGCAGGAAGCTAACCTGAGCAATCTGCGCGTTATGTGTCATGACGCGGTTGAAGTGCTGGAGCAGATGATCCCCGATGGGGCACTGACCATGGTTCAGCTCTTTTTCCCTGATCCTTGGCATAAAGCGCGCCATAATAAACGTCGTATTGTACAAAAAGCCTTTGCGGAGCGGGTGCTGCGCAAGCTGGCGAAGGGGGGCGTGTTTCATATGGCGACAGACTGGGAGCCCTATGCGGAACATATGCTTGAGGTCATGCGTGATGTGGCGGGATACCGTAATCTCTCTGCCACACAGGACTACGTTCCTCGCCCCTCGTCTCGCCCGTTAACCAAGTTCGAAGCGCGCGGCCAGCGGTTAGGCCACGGAGTGTGGGATCTTATGTTTGAGAGGATAGAATAA
- the mutY gene encoding A/G-specific adenine glycosylase — translation MMQAQPFAQQVLAWYERYGRKTLPWQQEKTPYTVWLSEIMLQQTQVTTVIPYFQRFIARFPDVRTLAAAPLDEVLHLWTGLGYYARARNLHKAAQTIMEQHGGAFPTTLDAVCALPGVGRSTAGAVLSLSLGQHHPILDGNVKRVLARCYAVAGWPGKKEVEHQLWTHSEQVTPAQGVSQFNQAMMDLGAMVCTRSRPKCELCPLSNGCIAYANHSWARYPGKKPKQTLPEKSAWFLLLQRGDEVWLQQRPATGLWGGLFCFPQFNTHDDVEPWLQQRGLKITDVQQLVSFRHTFSHFHLDIVPLWLALPTDIPHALHDACMEEKAGLWYNLAQPPAVGLAAPVERLLRMLTLHSGGSLI, via the coding sequence ATGATGCAAGCGCAGCCGTTCGCGCAGCAGGTGTTGGCATGGTATGAGCGCTATGGCCGCAAGACACTGCCGTGGCAACAAGAGAAAACGCCTTATACCGTATGGCTCTCCGAGATCATGTTGCAACAGACGCAGGTCACCACGGTCATTCCCTATTTTCAACGTTTTATTGCACGCTTTCCCGATGTGCGCACCCTTGCCGCCGCCCCCTTGGATGAGGTACTGCACCTGTGGACCGGGCTGGGTTATTACGCGCGTGCGCGCAACCTGCACAAAGCCGCGCAAACCATCATGGAGCAGCATGGCGGGGCGTTTCCAACCACGTTGGACGCCGTCTGTGCACTGCCGGGGGTTGGGCGTTCCACCGCAGGCGCAGTGCTGTCCCTTTCTCTTGGTCAGCATCACCCGATTCTTGATGGCAATGTTAAACGCGTGCTGGCACGCTGCTACGCGGTAGCCGGTTGGCCGGGTAAGAAAGAGGTTGAGCACCAGCTCTGGACCCATAGCGAGCAGGTTACGCCCGCGCAGGGCGTTAGCCAGTTCAATCAGGCGATGATGGATTTAGGCGCGATGGTGTGCACCCGCAGCCGCCCCAAATGCGAACTTTGTCCGCTGAGCAATGGTTGCATCGCTTATGCTAACCACAGTTGGGCCCGCTATCCGGGTAAAAAACCGAAGCAGACGTTACCGGAAAAAAGCGCCTGGTTCCTATTACTGCAACGGGGCGATGAAGTATGGCTGCAACAGCGGCCTGCGACCGGGCTATGGGGAGGCTTGTTTTGCTTTCCACAGTTCAACACTCATGATGATGTGGAACCTTGGCTGCAACAACGCGGTCTGAAAATCACAGACGTGCAGCAATTGGTGTCATTTCGCCACACCTTTAGCCATTTCCATCTGGATATTGTTCCGCTCTGGCTCGCATTACCCACTGACATTCCTCACGCTTTGCACGATGCTTGCATGGAGGAAAAGGCCGGTCTCTGGTATAACTTGGCGCAACCGCCCGCCGTTGGGCTGGCTGCACCGGTGGAACGACTATTACGTATGTTAACGCTACACTCCGGCGGCAGTTTGATCTGA
- a CDS encoding oxidative damage protection protein, whose protein sequence is MSRSIFCTYLQREAEGQDFQLYPGELGKRIYQEISKEAWAQWQTKQTMLINEKKLNMMNVEHRKLLEQEMIKFLFEGKEVHIEGYTPPSA, encoded by the coding sequence ATGAGCAGAAGCATTTTTTGTACTTATTTACAACGTGAAGCCGAAGGGCAGGATTTTCAGCTTTATCCGGGAGAACTGGGCAAACGCATCTATCAGGAAATTTCAAAAGAGGCGTGGGCGCAATGGCAGACCAAACAAACCATGCTGATCAACGAAAAAAAGCTCAACATGATGAACGTGGAGCACCGCAAACTGCTGGAACAAGAGATGATTAAATTCCTGTTCGAGGGTAAAGAAGTCCACATCGAAGGCTATACCCCTCCCAGCGCATGA
- the mltC gene encoding membrane-bound lytic murein transglycosylase MltC: protein MKKLLALLLVAPLLISCSGKRGDLNNEEFIKDTNAFDILMGQLAHNIENIWGLNEVLIAGPKDYVKYTDQYQTRSHINFDAGTITIETISATNYAPSLRQAIITTLLMGDDASNTDLYSDANDIQISREPMLYGQVLDNTGQPIRWEGRAASFADYLLQNRLQKRTSGLHVIWSVTFQLVPNHLDKRAHKYLPLIRQASERYGIEESLILAIMQTESSFNPYAVSRSDALGLMQVVQHSAGRDVFKSKGKWGQPSRSYLFDPENNIDTGVAYLAILKNTYLGGIENPTSRRYAVITAYNGGAGSVLRVFSSDKDRAVSLINQMSPGEVYDTLTTKHPSSESRRYLYKVNSTQKNYRR from the coding sequence ATGAAGAAATTGCTAGCGTTGTTGCTCGTTGCGCCCTTGCTGATCTCCTGTTCCGGCAAGCGCGGCGATCTCAATAATGAAGAATTCATCAAGGATACCAACGCCTTTGACATTCTGATGGGGCAGCTCGCCCATAACATCGAGAATATCTGGGGCCTGAACGAAGTGCTGATTGCCGGCCCGAAAGACTACGTCAAGTATACCGATCAATATCAAACCCGTAGTCACATCAACTTTGATGCCGGTACGATTACTATCGAGACCATTTCAGCGACCAATTACGCCCCGAGTTTACGCCAGGCCATCATCACCACACTGTTAATGGGCGACGACGCCAGCAATACAGACCTTTACTCTGACGCCAATGACATTCAAATCAGCCGTGAACCGATGCTTTACGGGCAGGTATTAGATAACACCGGACAACCCATTCGTTGGGAAGGACGCGCCGCCAGCTTTGCCGATTATCTGTTGCAAAACCGCTTGCAGAAACGGACCTCCGGGCTGCATGTGATCTGGTCCGTCACCTTCCAACTGGTGCCAAACCATCTGGACAAACGAGCGCATAAATACCTGCCGCTGATTCGCCAGGCTTCCGAGCGCTATGGCATTGAAGAATCGCTGATTCTGGCAATCATGCAAACCGAATCCAGCTTTAACCCTTACGCGGTGAGCCGTTCTGACGCATTAGGGCTGATGCAGGTGGTGCAGCACAGCGCCGGACGTGATGTGTTTAAGAGCAAGGGAAAATGGGGGCAACCGAGCCGCAGCTATCTGTTCGATCCCGAGAACAACATCGATACCGGCGTGGCCTATCTGGCGATTCTGAAAAACACCTATCTGGGGGGTATCGAGAACCCCACCTCGCGTCGCTATGCGGTTATTACCGCGTATAACGGTGGTGCGGGCAGCGTACTGCGTGTGTTCTCCAGCGACAAGGACAGGGCCGTTAGCCTGATCAACCAGATGTCGCCGGGCGAAGTCTACGATACATTGACCACCAAGCACCCGTCATCCGAATCACGGCGCTATCTCTACAAAGTCAATTCGACGCAGAAAAACTATCGCCGTTAA
- the ansP gene encoding L-asparagine permease: protein MTHHNTTDVTHQTSKKNWLDSHEKGYQKSISKRHVQMIAIGGSIGTGLFLGAGARLQLAGPSLALVYLTCGIFSFFILRALGELIVHRPSSGSFVSYAREFLGEKGSYLAGWMYFLNWAMTGIVDITAVALYMHYWGTFADVPQWVLALGALSIVTTMNLIGVKWFAEMEFWFALIKVAAISVFLIVGTVFLASGHPVAGNPTGFHLISDNGGLFPHGLLPALVLVQGVIFAFAGIEIIGTAAGEAKDARRILPKAVNSVIWRIALFYVGSIVLLVCLLPWNAYQAGQSPFVTFFSKLGVPYMGDVMNVVVLTAALSSLNSGLYSTGRILRSLSQGGSAPHFLSKMSAQSVPYTGIMVTVAIHIVGVFLNYIVPSQVFEIVLNMASVGIICSWAFIILCQMKLRQAIKQGKAEPVSFKMPGAPFTSWLTLLFLLGVVVLMAFDYPNGTWTIASTPVLALLLVVGWYGLKKHRAAANGEIEATPTSATE, encoded by the coding sequence ATGACACACCACAACACAACAGATGTGACGCATCAGACCAGCAAAAAAAACTGGCTCGACTCCCACGAAAAGGGTTACCAAAAAAGCATTAGTAAACGCCACGTGCAGATGATCGCCATTGGCGGCTCTATCGGTACCGGACTGTTTTTAGGCGCAGGAGCTCGCCTGCAACTGGCAGGTCCTTCATTGGCGCTGGTGTACCTGACCTGCGGTATCTTCTCTTTCTTTATCTTGCGAGCACTCGGCGAATTGATCGTTCATCGCCCTTCCAGCGGCAGTTTTGTCTCTTATGCGCGAGAATTTCTCGGCGAAAAAGGCTCGTACCTCGCAGGCTGGATGTATTTCCTTAACTGGGCAATGACCGGCATTGTGGATATCACGGCGGTTGCGCTCTATATGCACTACTGGGGAACGTTTGCCGATGTGCCGCAGTGGGTACTGGCTTTAGGTGCGCTATCCATTGTTACCACCATGAACCTGATTGGTGTGAAATGGTTCGCCGAGATGGAATTCTGGTTTGCCTTGATCAAGGTAGCCGCCATTTCAGTGTTCCTGATTGTCGGTACGGTGTTTCTGGCAAGCGGTCACCCTGTTGCGGGTAACCCAACCGGTTTTCATCTCATCAGTGATAACGGCGGCCTGTTCCCCCACGGATTATTGCCCGCATTGGTGTTGGTTCAGGGCGTGATCTTCGCCTTCGCCGGCATCGAGATCATCGGCACTGCTGCCGGTGAAGCCAAAGACGCCCGGCGCATTCTGCCTAAAGCCGTCAACAGCGTTATCTGGCGTATCGCTCTGTTTTACGTGGGATCTATCGTGCTTTTGGTGTGTCTGTTACCGTGGAATGCCTATCAGGCCGGGCAAAGCCCGTTTGTCACCTTCTTTAGCAAGCTGGGCGTGCCCTACATGGGCGATGTGATGAACGTGGTCGTACTCACGGCAGCGTTATCCAGCCTGAACTCTGGCCTCTACTCGACCGGACGCATTTTGCGCTCACTGTCTCAGGGTGGCTCAGCGCCGCATTTTCTGTCGAAAATGAGTGCACAGTCTGTTCCCTATACTGGCATCATGGTGACAGTGGCAATCCATATCGTTGGAGTATTCCTGAACTATATTGTGCCGTCGCAGGTGTTTGAGATTGTGCTGAACATGGCTTCTGTCGGCATTATCTGTTCCTGGGCATTCATTATTCTGTGCCAAATGAAGCTGCGCCAGGCCATCAAACAGGGGAAAGCCGAGCCCGTTTCATTCAAGATGCCCGGTGCGCCGTTTACCTCCTGGCTGACACTGCTGTTCTTGCTGGGCGTGGTGGTGCTGATGGCATTTGACTACCCGAACGGCACCTGGACCATTGCTTCCACTCCGGTGTTGGCTCTCTTACTGGTTGTGGGTTGGTACGGACTGAAAAAGCATCGCGCTGCGGCTAATGGCGAAATCGAGGCAACGCCCACCTCTGCCACCGAATAA
- a CDS encoding ornithine decarboxylase — translation MKQLKIAANATVAGRLHTQREIVSLSQTDFTDVAAVVVSLEEARCGVLSLLQHTGFGIPAFVVNEPWYSAEDMLPSGSSWLRVDGAGEHAPLLEKAAADYQAGLLPPFFDTLSKYVGMRNSTFACPGHQGGQFFRKHPTGRQFFEFYGETLFRSDICNADVKLGDLLIHEGAAKKAQKFAAKVFNADKTYFVLNGTSSANKVVTNALLTPGDLVLFDRNNHKSNHHGALIQAGATPIYLETARNPFGFIGGVDAHCFDEAYLRGLIREEAPHRADAPRPFRLAVIQLGTYDGTIYNARQVVDSIGHLCDYILFDSAWVGYEQFIPMMEQCSPLLLELNENDPGIFVTQSVHKQQAGFSQTSQIHKKDTHIKGQKRFCNHKRFNHAFMLHASTSPFYPLFAALDVNAKMHEGSSGRRLWLECVKQGIDTRKQLLARCSLIKPFVPDLIDGVPWQDHATDDIAQDVRFFNFEPGAAWHAFEGYAQGQYVIDPCKLLLTTPGIDASSGEYTDFGIPATILANYLREHGIIPEKSDLNSILFLLTPAEDSAKLAHLVEALVRFEALIARDAPLSEVLPNLYHKYEQRYSGYTLRQLCQEMHDFYVSHNVQYLQKAMFRKATLPRAVMLPQAANTAFVRGDVDLIPLAEAEGRVAAEGALPYPPGVLCVVPGEIWGGAVLRYFLALEEGINRMPGFSPELQGVYSVEQADGSKRLCAHVIQE, via the coding sequence ATGAAACAGTTAAAAATTGCAGCGAACGCGACGGTTGCGGGCCGTCTTCATACCCAGCGAGAAATTGTCTCTCTGAGTCAAACTGACTTTACTGATGTGGCCGCGGTCGTTGTTTCTCTTGAAGAGGCGCGATGTGGGGTGTTGTCGCTGTTGCAGCATACCGGTTTCGGCATTCCGGCGTTCGTGGTGAACGAGCCTTGGTATTCAGCTGAGGACATGTTGCCATCGGGCAGCAGTTGGCTGCGCGTTGACGGTGCGGGCGAGCACGCACCGCTACTGGAGAAAGCCGCAGCGGATTATCAGGCCGGTTTATTGCCGCCGTTTTTCGATACGCTGTCCAAATATGTCGGCATGCGTAATTCCACCTTCGCTTGCCCAGGACATCAAGGTGGCCAATTTTTTCGCAAGCATCCCACCGGGCGTCAATTCTTTGAGTTCTATGGCGAAACGCTCTTCCGTTCCGATATCTGCAATGCTGATGTGAAACTGGGCGATTTGCTGATTCATGAAGGGGCGGCGAAAAAAGCGCAAAAGTTTGCGGCCAAAGTATTTAATGCCGACAAAACCTACTTCGTACTCAACGGCACCTCGTCAGCCAATAAGGTCGTGACCAACGCGTTGCTGACGCCGGGCGATCTGGTGCTGTTCGATCGTAATAACCATAAATCCAACCACCACGGTGCGCTGATTCAGGCGGGTGCGACGCCTATTTACCTCGAGACGGCACGCAATCCGTTTGGCTTTATTGGTGGGGTGGATGCGCACTGCTTTGATGAAGCTTACCTGCGTGGCTTGATTCGGGAAGAGGCGCCGCATCGCGCGGATGCGCCGCGTCCGTTCCGTCTTGCGGTGATCCAGCTCGGCACTTACGATGGCACCATTTACAACGCGCGTCAGGTGGTGGATAGCATTGGCCATCTCTGTGATTACATCCTGTTTGACTCTGCCTGGGTGGGCTACGAGCAGTTTATCCCGATGATGGAGCAGTGCTCGCCGCTGTTGCTGGAGCTGAATGAGAACGATCCGGGCATCTTTGTTACCCAATCGGTTCACAAGCAGCAGGCGGGTTTTTCACAAACCTCGCAGATCCATAAAAAGGACACGCACATTAAAGGGCAGAAGCGGTTTTGTAACCACAAGCGCTTTAACCACGCCTTTATGCTGCATGCCTCGACCAGCCCGTTTTATCCGCTGTTTGCGGCGCTCGATGTTAATGCAAAAATGCACGAAGGCAGCAGTGGTCGCCGACTGTGGCTCGAATGCGTCAAGCAAGGTATCGATACCCGTAAGCAACTGCTGGCCCGCTGTTCGTTGATCAAACCTTTTGTTCCGGATCTGATCGACGGCGTGCCGTGGCAGGATCACGCCACGGACGACATTGCCCAGGATGTGCGCTTCTTCAATTTCGAGCCGGGAGCAGCCTGGCATGCGTTTGAGGGATATGCGCAAGGCCAGTACGTTATCGATCCGTGCAAACTGTTGCTGACTACGCCCGGTATTGATGCCAGCAGCGGTGAATATACCGATTTCGGCATTCCTGCCACCATTTTGGCCAACTACCTGCGTGAACATGGCATCATCCCAGAGAAAAGCGATCTTAACTCGATCCTGTTTCTGCTGACGCCAGCGGAAGATAGCGCCAAGCTGGCGCATCTGGTGGAGGCGCTGGTGCGCTTTGAAGCGCTGATTGCGCGCGATGCGCCGTTAAGCGAAGTGCTACCGAATCTCTATCACAAGTATGAACAGCGCTACTCAGGCTACACGCTGCGCCAATTATGTCAGGAAATGCATGATTTCTATGTTAGCCACAACGTGCAGTATTTGCAGAAAGCCATGTTCCGCAAAGCGACGTTACCGCGTGCCGTGATGCTGCCGCAGGCGGCAAACACAGCCTTTGTGCGCGGAGACGTCGATTTGATCCCACTGGCTGAAGCTGAAGGCCGTGTCGCGGCAGAGGGGGCGCTTCCTTATCCGCCTGGGGTGCTGTGTGTGGTGCCGGGAGAAATTTGGGGCGGGGCGGTGCTGCGTTACTTCCTGGCGTTAGAGGAAGGCATTAACCGTATGCCGGGCTTCTCACCGGAGTTGCAAGGCGTTTACAGCGTTGAGCAAGCGGATGGCAGTAAGCGCTTGTGTGCACATGTGATTCAGGAATAA
- a CDS encoding MerR family transcriptional regulator: MQIGKLAELTGVSIRMLRYYENAGLLHPTRTETGYRDFAVHDADVVRRILMLKRAGFTLPVIASVLNCVRAGARPCDALKMKIREQLALIDRQVDALGQSRELLKGLLAVPHQ, encoded by the coding sequence ATGCAAATTGGGAAACTGGCTGAACTGACTGGCGTGAGCATCCGCATGCTACGCTACTATGAAAATGCGGGGCTGCTGCATCCAACGCGTACGGAAACCGGCTACCGAGACTTCGCTGTGCATGATGCTGACGTGGTAAGGCGTATCCTGATGTTGAAGCGAGCGGGTTTCACGCTGCCGGTGATTGCCAGCGTACTGAACTGCGTGCGTGCGGGGGCTAGGCCCTGTGATGCGTTGAAAATGAAAATACGGGAACAGCTAGCCCTAATCGACCGTCAGGTTGACGCTTTGGGGCAGAGCCGGGAGTTGTTGAAGGGGTTGCTTGCTGTCCCCCATCAATAG
- a CDS encoding EthD domain-containing protein, with protein MLKLIMCVKRHPRLTREEFDHYWRNNHASLVSKHAALLGIRRYIQTIPFTDTAAQCALQRTRNAEPVDFDGCAELWWDDMESHLAARKTENGLRALQELIEDERKFVDLAHSQLWYGEERWVIAE; from the coding sequence ATGCTAAAACTCATCATGTGTGTAAAAAGACACCCTCGCTTAACGCGGGAAGAATTTGATCATTACTGGCGAAATAATCATGCCTCGCTGGTTAGCAAACATGCGGCGCTTCTCGGCATTCGCCGATACATTCAAACCATTCCTTTCACAGATACGGCGGCGCAGTGCGCACTTCAGCGCACCAGGAACGCAGAGCCTGTCGACTTTGATGGCTGCGCCGAGCTATGGTGGGACGATATGGAATCACATCTTGCAGCTCGAAAAACAGAGAACGGCTTACGCGCGCTTCAGGAGCTTATTGAGGATGAGCGTAAATTCGTGGATTTAGCGCATTCACAACTCTGGTATGGCGAAGAACGATGGGTGATTGCCGAATAA
- a CDS encoding ATP-dependent Clp protease proteolytic subunit → MQFITSKEQDDKKEAESANTSSLMQQKLLDARSIIISGEVNQALTEKVVTQLLLLQSISDAPIKIYINSQGGHVEAADTIHDMIKFIKPEVHIIGTGWVASAGTTIFLAAKKEHRYALPNTRFMIHQPLGGVRGQASDIEIEAKEIIRMLDRVNHLIADATGQPVEKVKQDTDRNYWMNTQEAIDYGIISRVVQTYSELNLD, encoded by the coding sequence ATGCAATTTATCACGAGTAAAGAACAGGACGATAAGAAAGAGGCGGAATCCGCCAATACCAGCTCCCTCATGCAGCAAAAGCTGCTGGATGCGCGCTCGATCATTATCTCCGGTGAAGTGAATCAGGCGCTGACCGAGAAGGTCGTTACCCAGCTTCTGCTGCTGCAAAGCATCAGCGATGCGCCGATAAAAATCTATATTAACAGTCAAGGGGGGCACGTTGAGGCGGCAGACACCATCCATGACATGATTAAGTTTATCAAACCGGAAGTCCATATTATTGGCACCGGTTGGGTTGCCAGCGCCGGCACCACCATTTTCCTTGCCGCTAAAAAAGAGCACCGTTACGCGCTGCCGAATACTCGTTTTATGATCCATCAGCCATTGGGTGGCGTGCGCGGTCAGGCTAGCGATATTGAAATCGAAGCCAAAGAAATAATCAGGATGCTCGATCGCGTCAATCATCTGATTGCCGATGCCACCGGTCAGCCTGTCGAGAAAGTGAAACAGGATACCGACCGCAATTACTGGATGAACACCCAGGAAGCGATTGATTACGGCATTATTTCCCGCGTAGTGCAGACCTACAGCGAGCTAAATCTGGATTAA